A genomic window from Mobula hypostoma chromosome X1, sMobHyp1.1, whole genome shotgun sequence includes:
- the LOC134340133 gene encoding cytochrome c oxidase assembly protein COX14 homolog produces MMSSKRLADVGYKMVSGSMILLTAYGGYLCSLRVYRFFQRQKALKTAAEDQASEIIKD; encoded by the coding sequence ATGATGTCCTCCAAGAGACTTGCAGACGTGGGTTACAAGATGGTCTCTGGCTCGATGATATTACTAACAGCATACGGTGGCTATCTCTGCAGTCTCCGTGTCTACCGCTTCTTCCAGAGACAAAAGGCCTTGAAGACAGCAGCTGAAGATCAAGCCAGTGAAATAATAAAAGACTAA